From one Triticum aestivum cultivar Chinese Spring chromosome 4B, IWGSC CS RefSeq v2.1, whole genome shotgun sequence genomic stretch:
- the LOC123093651 gene encoding transcription factor BHLH3, whose product MDQLDEQSFLDELMSLRREEAPVPAPAPWQAYPASGMMTTTDLLFYGGEGAAEASSGMDLAGPFQQPMAPPPAAPPHRPHEEFNFDCLSEVCNPYRSCTGGGVPGPGVVHAAGQAYALHDAMAEDHPSCGNLHRGGGSSSSPVPFVFGEGGAGETSEEMTRGVFSGGNPRSKLNRGTTSKNLMAERRRRKRLNDRLSMLRSIVPKISKMDRTSILEDTLDYVNELTERIKTLEEEIGATPEELNLLNTTKNFSSGSSEEMPMRNSTKFIIEKQGDVETRIDICCATSPGVLISTVSALEVLGLEIEQCVVSCFGDFAMQASCSQEEGRSRVTSTDEIKHALFTSAGYGGRCL is encoded by the exons ATGGATCAGCTTGACGAGCAGTCCTTCCTCGACGAGCTTATGTCGCTGCGCCGGGAGGAGGCGCCGGTGCCGGCTCCGGCTCCGTGGCAGGCGTACCCGGCCAGCGGCATGATGACGACGACTGACctcctattctacggcggcgagggCGCCGCCGAGGCGAGCAGCGGCATGGACTTGGCCGGGCCCTTTCAGCAGCCCATGGCGCCACCGCCGGCCGCGCCACCGCACCGGCCGCATGAGGAGTTCAACTTCGACTGCCTCAGCGAAGTGTGCAACCCCTACAGGAGCTGCACCGGCGGCGGCGTCCCAGGGCctggcgtcgtccacgcggccggCCAGGCGTATGCCCTCCACGACGCCATGGCGGAGGATCACCCGAGCTGCGGCAACCTGCATCGCGGTGGTGGGTCGTCGTCGTCCCCGGTGCCGTTCGTGTTCGGAGAAGGAGGCGCCGGGGAGACCTCGGAGGAGATGACCAGGGGCGTCTTCTCCGGCGGCAACCCTAGAAGCAAGCTCAACCGCGGCACTACGTCCAAGAACCTCATGGCGGAAAGGCGGCGCCGGAAGCGTCTCAACGACCGCCTCTCCATGCTCCGCTCCATCGTGCCCAAGATCAGCAAG ATGGATAGGACCTCGATCCTTGAGGACACCTTAGACTACGTGAATGAACTAACCGAGCGGATCAAAACCCTCGAGGAGGAGATCGGCGCCACGCCGGAGGAGCTGAACCTGCTGAACACCACGAAGAATTTCTCCAGCGGTAGCAGCGAGGAGATGCCGATGAGGAATTCCACAAAG TTCATCATCGAGAAACAGGGCGATGTCGAAACGAGGATCGACATCTGCTGCGCCACAAGCCCTGGTGTGCTCATCTCGACGGTGAGCGCGCTGGAGGTGCTGGGATTGGAGATTGAGCAGTGCGTTGTCAGCTGTTTCGGTGACTTCGCCATGCAGGCATCCTGCTCACAA gaggaagggagGAGCCGAGTGACAAGCACCGACGAGATCAAGCATGCATTGTTCACGAGTGCAGGCTATGGAGGAAGGTGTCTCTAG